The Anolis carolinensis isolate JA03-04 chromosome 2, rAnoCar3.1.pri, whole genome shotgun sequence genome has a window encoding:
- the cdk2 gene encoding cyclin-dependent kinase 2, whose translation MENFQKVEKIGEGTYGVVYKAKNKITGEVVALKKIRLDTETEGVPSTAIREISLLKELNHPNIVKLLDVIHTENKLYLVFEFLHQDLKKFMDSSSSISGVELPLIKSYLYQLLQGLAFCHSHRVLHRDLKPQNLLINAEGAIKLADFGLARAFGVPVRTYTHEVVTLWYRAPEILLGCKYYSTAVDIWSLGCIFAEMLTRRALFPGDSEIDQLFRIFRTLGTPDETVWPGVTSMPDYKSSFPKWARQDFSKVVPPLDEEGRKLLAQMLHYDPNKRISAKTALSHPFFRDVTKAVPHLRL comes from the exons ATGGAGAACTTCCAGAAAGTGGAGAAGATCGGCGAGGGCACCTACGGGGTGGTctacaaggccaagaacaaaATCACGGGCGAAGTGGTGGCCCTGAAGAAGATCCGCCTGGACAC GGAAACAGAGGGAGTTCCAAGCACGGCCATCCGGGAAATCTCACTGCTAAAGGAATTGAACCACCCCAACATTGTCAA ACTTCTGGATGTGATCCACACCGAAAACAAACTTTACTTGGTCTTTGAGTTCCTACATCAGGACCTAAAGAAGTTCATGGATTCTTCATCATCAATCAGTGGTGTAGAGTTACCCCTTATTAAG AGTTATCTGTACCAGCTGCTTCAGGGCCTTGCCTTTTGTCACTCCCATCGCGTGCTCCACCGTGACCTGAAACCACAGAACCTCCTGATCAATGCTGAGGGAGCGATAAAACTGGCGGACTTTGGACTTGCTCGTGCTTTTGGGGTGCCAGTACGGACTTACACACATGAA GTGGTCACCCTCTGGTATCGTGCTCCAGAAATCCTCCTTGGCTGCAAATATTATTCAACTGCTGTAGATATATGGAGTCTGGGCTGCATCTTTGCCGAAATG CTAACGCGTAGAGCCCTTTTTCCTGGGGATTCGGAGATTGACCAGCTGTTCCGCATATTTCGCACATTGGGCACACCTGATGAAACTGTATGGCCAGGCGTCACTTCCATGCCTGACTACAAGTCCAGCTTCCCTAAATGGGCCCGGCAGGATTTCAGCAAGGTGGTGCCGCCTTTGGATGAAGAAGGCAGGAAGCTTCTGGCG CAAATGCTGCATTACGATCCCAACAAGAGAATCTCAGCCAAAACAGCCCTCAGCCACCCTTTCTTCCGGGATGTCACAAAAGCTGTGCCGCACCTCCGCCTGTAA